One part of the Anaerolineae bacterium genome encodes these proteins:
- a CDS encoding glutaredoxin family protein — protein MDCELVMYTRNWGCYYVSVARALLARHGIPCREIDIDADPAAREWLLQNVGYLSVPTLVIAAPGQTTPVAPALPLAPGQSPRGVDRGTILTEPSAEQLTAWLVRHGLLAADAV, from the coding sequence GTGGACTGCGAACTGGTGATGTATACCCGCAACTGGGGCTGCTATTACGTCAGCGTCGCCCGCGCTCTGCTGGCCCGCCATGGCATCCCCTGCCGGGAGATCGACATCGACGCTGACCCGGCGGCGCGTGAGTGGCTGCTGCAGAATGTAGGCTACCTCTCCGTCCCGACGCTGGTCATCGCTGCGCCAGGACAGACGACTCCCGTTGCTCCGGCCCTGCCGCTGGCCCCCGGCCAGAGTCCGCGGGGCGTGGATCGCGGCACGATCCTGACCGAGCCAAGCGCCGAGCAACTCACCGCCTGGCTGGTCAGGCACGGCCTGCTGGCGGCAGATGCGGTTTGA
- a CDS encoding YfcE family phosphodiesterase, producing MLIGLLSDTHNNAATTRAALAIFRQEGVTRLLHCGDITGGEIVLLFAGWEATFVLGNMDRAVAELEAAASQIGCAPPRPAVNLVVDGYPIALLHGHDGLERAIQSGAYRYVIHGHTHLHRDERLGATRVINPGALGGTRREGRSVAVLDTAADRLRFIPVPEET from the coding sequence ATGCTGATCGGCCTGCTTTCCGATACACACAACAACGCTGCCACCACGCGGGCTGCCCTGGCGATCTTCCGCCAGGAAGGCGTCACCCGCCTGCTGCACTGTGGCGACATCACCGGCGGTGAGATCGTGCTGCTCTTCGCCGGGTGGGAGGCCACCTTTGTGCTGGGCAACATGGACAGGGCGGTAGCTGAGCTGGAAGCCGCCGCCAGCCAGATCGGCTGCGCCCCGCCCCGGCCAGCCGTCAACCTGGTCGTCGATGGCTATCCGATCGCCCTGCTGCACGGCCATGACGGCCTGGAACGGGCGATCCAGTCGGGCGCTTACCGCTACGTCATTCACGGCCATACCCACCTGCACCGCGACGAGCGCCTGGGCGCGACGCGGGTGATCAACCCCGGCGCACTGGGCGGGACGCGACGCGAAGGGCGCTCAGTGGCCGTGCTGGATACCGCCGCCGATCGGCTGCGTTTCATCCCTGTGCCTGAGGAAACCTGA
- a CDS encoding AAA family ATPase, which yields MDTAGVSELYRDDDLRAVLRLLASGHCVAVVGMSNFGKSTLLRALQSPAAAEHYRELTGTSALFVYVDCNRMLELSPRGFFEATLRAVLETLPPEDEALRAIIQTHYEIIVQPPNDFAAPLAFNNALVSLVEEAARRVVLLLDEFDEVLTGIEPRILLNLRALRDRYGADLSYVIASVILPTYGPDDDHVAEFAELFAAGRHYLGPLSLEHTRRMAAELFTAANDHLDDAEAEFVERQAGGHPGLIQAVVRVLLQVESGAPQLYQRQAFALATEMLESDRQTINELNRLWRQLSGEEQQALIEAVTAGRFSPETVRTLAQRGLIDPAQIDQQTPRLLGELFTRFVRRKALTRTGRQRGIRVDTDSGQVWVDGAAVETLTDLEYRLLLLLYGRLDKICDKYQLVEAVWGEEYIDEVDDVRIEKLVSRLRSKLEAHPGAARYLVTVRGRGYRLSSVPQE from the coding sequence ATGGACACTGCCGGGGTTTCCGAGCTGTACCGCGATGATGATTTGCGCGCTGTGCTGCGCCTGCTTGCCAGCGGCCACTGCGTCGCCGTGGTGGGGATGAGCAACTTTGGCAAGTCGACTCTACTGCGCGCCCTGCAATCCCCCGCCGCCGCCGAGCATTACCGGGAACTGACGGGCACATCCGCACTGTTCGTTTATGTCGACTGCAACCGGATGCTGGAGCTTTCGCCGCGCGGCTTCTTTGAGGCCACGCTGCGGGCAGTGCTGGAAACGCTGCCGCCGGAGGACGAGGCCCTGCGAGCTATCATCCAGACGCACTACGAGATCATCGTCCAGCCGCCCAATGACTTTGCCGCTCCGCTGGCTTTCAATAATGCCCTGGTAAGCCTGGTAGAGGAAGCGGCGCGGCGGGTTGTCCTGCTGCTGGACGAGTTCGACGAAGTCCTGACCGGCATTGAGCCACGCATCCTGTTGAACCTACGCGCCCTGCGCGATCGCTACGGGGCTGATCTCAGCTATGTGATCGCCTCCGTTATCCTGCCCACCTACGGCCCGGACGACGATCATGTGGCCGAGTTCGCCGAGTTGTTCGCCGCCGGGCGCCATTACCTCGGCCCGCTCTCGCTGGAGCACACGCGGCGGATGGCCGCCGAGTTGTTCACCGCCGCCAACGATCATCTGGATGACGCCGAAGCTGAGTTTGTAGAACGCCAGGCAGGCGGTCACCCCGGCCTGATCCAGGCAGTTGTGCGGGTGCTGTTGCAGGTGGAAAGCGGTGCGCCGCAGCTTTACCAGCGCCAGGCTTTTGCCCTGGCGACCGAGATGCTGGAATCCGACCGCCAGACGATCAACGAACTGAACCGGTTGTGGCGGCAGCTTAGCGGTGAAGAGCAGCAGGCGTTGATCGAGGCAGTGACGGCAGGGCGCTTTTCGCCGGAGACGGTGCGCACCCTGGCCCAGCGCGGCCTGATCGACCCCGCCCAGATCGATCAGCAGACCCCCCGCCTGCTGGGAGAACTGTTCACTCGCTTTGTGCGCCGCAAAGCACTCACGCGGACCGGGCGTCAGCGCGGCATCCGCGTTGACACCGATTCCGGCCAGGTGTGGGTGGACGGCGCGGCGGTCGAGACGCTGACCGATCTGGAGTACCGCCTGCTGCTGCTACTCTATGGGCGGCTGGACAAAATCTGCGACAAGTACCAGCTGGTCGAAGCCGTCTGGGGCGAGGAGTACATCGACGAGGTGGATGACGTCCGCATCGAAAAGCTGGTCAGCCGCCTGCGCTCCAAGCTGGAGGCTCACCCCGGCGCGGCCCGCTACCTGGTCACAGTGCGCGGGCGCGGCTACCGGCTTTCCAGTGTCCCGCAGGAATAG
- a CDS encoding hybrid sensor histidine kinase/response regulator — translation MAGRQATLLVVEDDIHLLQGIRDILEIEGYQVVTASSGVEGLEVLHSMPKPPDLIISDIMMPRMDGYQFFEAVRASEEWLDIPFVFLTAKGEKHDVRLGKRLGADDYVIKPMDPEDLLVVVESKLKRTAEIKDRYDSQVSNIKHNILTILNHEFRTPLTYMVAYADMLNTDAEHLTGEELRAFLRGVNSGADRFRRLVENFIALVELETGEARNNFEWRRQPVTDVRPLCSDVIEMSRPAAEERHVELTAQVPERVPEFSADYEYLRAALAQLLDNAIKFSDKPNPRVELRVESDSSSVRFAVQDWGRGIEAAEFERIWQPFYQIERAQYEDQGAGSGLAIVRGIVELHGGRVDLQSTFGQGSTFTIILPRTAPDPT, via the coding sequence ATGGCTGGACGCCAAGCGACATTGCTGGTCGTGGAAGATGATATTCATCTGCTGCAGGGCATCCGCGATATTCTGGAAATCGAGGGGTACCAGGTTGTAACAGCCTCCAGCGGCGTTGAAGGGCTGGAAGTGTTGCATAGCATGCCCAAGCCGCCGGATCTGATCATCTCCGACATTATGATGCCGCGTATGGACGGCTACCAGTTTTTTGAAGCGGTTCGAGCTTCGGAAGAATGGCTGGATATCCCGTTCGTGTTCCTGACTGCCAAAGGCGAAAAGCATGATGTGCGGCTGGGCAAGCGCCTGGGCGCGGATGACTACGTGATCAAGCCAATGGACCCGGAAGACCTGCTGGTGGTGGTCGAGTCCAAGCTCAAGCGCACCGCCGAGATCAAGGATCGCTACGACAGCCAGGTATCCAACATCAAGCACAACATCCTGACCATTCTCAACCATGAGTTCCGCACCCCACTGACGTACATGGTAGCCTACGCCGATATGCTCAACACCGATGCCGAGCATCTGACGGGGGAAGAGCTGCGTGCTTTTCTGCGGGGGGTCAACAGCGGCGCCGACCGCTTCCGCCGCCTGGTGGAAAATTTCATCGCCCTGGTAGAACTGGAGACGGGCGAAGCCCGCAATAACTTTGAATGGCGCCGGCAACCCGTAACTGATGTGCGTCCGCTGTGCAGCGATGTGATCGAGATGTCTCGCCCCGCCGCGGAGGAGCGCCATGTCGAACTGACTGCTCAGGTCCCGGAGCGCGTGCCGGAATTCTCCGCGGACTATGAGTATTTACGGGCGGCGCTGGCCCAGCTCCTTGACAACGCGATCAAATTCTCCGATAAGCCCAACCCGCGTGTGGAACTGCGCGTCGAGTCCGACTCCTCCAGCGTGCGCTTTGCCGTACAGGACTGGGGGCGCGGCATCGAAGCCGCCGAGTTTGAGCGCATCTGGCAGCCGTTCTACCAGATCGAACGCGCTCAGTACGAAGATCAGGGCGCCGGTTCCGGGCTGGCGATCGTGCGCGGCATTGTCGAGTTGCACGGCGGGCGGGTGGACCTGCAAAGCACCTTCGGGCAGGGCAGCACCTTTACGATCATCCTGCCGCGCACGGCCCCCGACCCGACCTGA
- a CDS encoding N-acetylmuramoyl-L-alanine amidase translates to MSDEPIQPPTPGDPRPAGGPDEIPDWLRRIRDRRVAEAAARRARAAAPPPPTPSPDAGAVADTPAPAEGIPAWLQDASARPEEAAGEAGPAWLEAALMQKATGQGPQPVSLQASDEPVAAPAMQAAPVVQATAVIGGPATIQEDPAAARARRRRERRARARHASPLLNMIQSLMVVAAAAALIATIFTFWTPASFLSDETREGLRPAYATLSAQSPPTPIPTPIWMRRIGIVSGHWGPHPSTGRSDPGAVCPDGLTEAEVNRNVAQLVVQALSRRGYDVDLLDEWDPRLDGYQASVLLSIHADSCHQFTLPGATGFKVAPPASRTSARADDLRLRDCLLQRYQAVTNMPVHPSITRDMTEYHSFNEISEVTPAGIIELGFLYEDRDLLENRPDLLAEGIVQGLLCFLEQTVPTPLPELTPWPTLESTPTPLPSPGLS, encoded by the coding sequence ATGAGCGACGAACCCATCCAGCCCCCCACGCCCGGTGATCCCCGGCCCGCTGGTGGGCCAGACGAAATTCCGGACTGGCTGCGGCGCATCCGCGACCGGCGGGTAGCCGAAGCCGCGGCGCGCCGGGCGCGCGCGGCAGCACCCCCGCCACCGACGCCATCCCCTGATGCCGGTGCAGTGGCGGACACCCCCGCGCCAGCGGAAGGCATCCCGGCCTGGCTACAGGATGCCAGCGCCCGGCCAGAAGAAGCCGCCGGAGAAGCCGGCCCGGCCTGGCTGGAGGCAGCGCTGATGCAGAAAGCGACGGGCCAGGGGCCGCAGCCGGTCTCCCTTCAAGCGTCGGATGAGCCTGTTGCAGCGCCTGCTATGCAGGCGGCGCCCGTCGTACAGGCGACCGCTGTAATAGGGGGACCAGCGACCATCCAGGAAGACCCCGCCGCTGCCCGCGCTCGCCGCCGCCGGGAGCGCCGGGCCAGGGCGCGCCATGCCAGCCCGCTGCTCAACATGATCCAGTCGCTGATGGTTGTCGCTGCTGCCGCTGCTCTGATCGCCACCATTTTCACGTTCTGGACTCCGGCCAGCTTCCTGAGCGATGAAACACGGGAAGGTCTGCGCCCGGCTTACGCTACCCTCAGCGCCCAATCGCCGCCAACGCCGATCCCGACGCCGATCTGGATGCGGCGCATCGGCATCGTTAGCGGGCACTGGGGGCCGCACCCCAGCACCGGCCGCAGCGATCCCGGCGCAGTCTGCCCGGATGGCCTGACCGAGGCTGAAGTCAACCGCAACGTCGCCCAGCTTGTCGTCCAGGCCCTCAGCCGGCGGGGCTATGACGTTGACCTGCTGGACGAATGGGACCCGCGCCTGGACGGCTACCAGGCCTCGGTGCTGCTGTCCATCCACGCCGACTCCTGCCATCAGTTCACCCTGCCTGGTGCGACCGGCTTCAAGGTCGCCCCGCCCGCTTCTCGCACATCCGCCCGCGCCGATGACCTGCGCCTGCGCGATTGCCTGCTCCAGCGGTACCAGGCGGTCACCAATATGCCCGTGCATCCCAGCATCACCCGTGACATGACCGAGTACCATAGTTTCAACGAGATTTCCGAGGTCACCCCGGCGGGGATTATCGAACTGGGCTTTCTGTACGAGGATCGCGATTTGCTAGAAAACCGGCCTGATCTGCTGGCGGAGGGAATCGTCCAGGGGTTGCTGTGCTTCCTGGAGCAGACTGTGCCCACGCCATTGCCGGAACTTACCCCCTGGCCGACGCTCGAATCGACGCCTACGCCCCTGCCTTCGCCCGGCCTGTCTTGA
- a CDS encoding serine/threonine protein kinase: MSDLIGKRIGDYRILDILGHGGMADVYYGLDPANNPVAVKIMHPRMAHDQQFITRFRREIRVTRALQHPHIVRVYGSGVHEAIPYLVMEYVSGGTLSQLLDQGALPLTEAARLLAQLADALDYACHRGVIHRDVKPQNVLMASPTEAKLSDFGLAKIAGDQGGATVSSTAMGTARYMAPEQFTDAKKVDHRADLYALGVILFQMLSGHCPFEATSAPELMHQHITASVPSVREYAPGLPLQIDNLLRKALAKHPDDRFQSGKEMVAAFQAILDRQTAEIALPEDLKDQTMPALEASGVPLPTMPPDVEDAEEELAPYLRKMQPAHQALFQRALQAYSRGDNIIALALLREILEADERAAAAWVLRSYVEANWYDQVQCARNALAVAPDMVDARLRLQQLEAQEIRVTFGRTHSDIPAVSLQLTAPEPQASADNDPLDNLYQCPYCGVVNDPPRQRCSSCRRSLMRPVPPERKPTPALLTAGSLAFGQFVMILFQWLPALFWTWYEGLEDGSRLKWSAEQIFATDASHMFAGDFYRVLTPDLFEFILVTSLIRAGLVLLVALGLRLRLVWSFYLGLLVFIAEIGWGMLGFARAWTGSIPGVGGALLAVGMLFTLSRAAPNFIGTAERYLVKPDAKLPSGQAYWQLGREYERKGMWAMAVAHYRAAAATFPRRPEFYKSLAIGYNQLGRLDRAWAALEEARILAPTDEEIPALMQRLMAKHTQGGTQGVIHER, encoded by the coding sequence ATGAGCGACCTCATTGGAAAACGCATCGGAGACTACCGCATCCTGGACATTCTGGGGCATGGCGGGATGGCCGATGTCTACTACGGCCTGGACCCCGCCAATAACCCGGTTGCGGTCAAGATCATGCATCCCCGGATGGCGCATGACCAGCAGTTCATCACCCGCTTCCGGCGCGAGATTCGCGTTACCCGCGCCCTCCAGCACCCGCATATCGTCCGGGTCTACGGCAGCGGGGTACACGAGGCAATTCCTTACCTGGTCATGGAGTATGTGAGCGGCGGGACGCTCAGCCAGTTGCTGGATCAGGGCGCGCTCCCGCTCACCGAGGCAGCCCGCCTGCTGGCGCAACTGGCTGACGCGCTGGATTATGCCTGCCACAGGGGCGTGATCCACCGGGATGTCAAACCTCAGAACGTGCTGATGGCGTCCCCGACCGAGGCCAAGCTCTCCGACTTCGGGCTGGCCAAAATCGCCGGCGACCAGGGCGGAGCCACAGTCAGCAGCACCGCGATGGGCACAGCCCGCTATATGGCCCCGGAGCAGTTCACCGACGCAAAAAAGGTGGATCATCGCGCTGACCTCTACGCCCTGGGCGTGATCCTCTTTCAGATGCTCTCCGGCCATTGTCCTTTTGAAGCGACCAGCGCCCCCGAACTGATGCATCAGCACATTACCGCATCGGTGCCCTCCGTGCGGGAGTATGCGCCCGGCCTGCCGCTGCAGATCGACAATCTGCTTCGCAAAGCTCTGGCCAAGCATCCGGATGACCGCTTTCAATCCGGCAAGGAAATGGTCGCTGCCTTTCAGGCCATTCTGGACAGGCAGACGGCCGAGATCGCCCTGCCGGAAGACCTGAAGGATCAGACTATGCCGGCACTGGAAGCCTCTGGCGTTCCGCTGCCAACCATGCCCCCGGACGTAGAGGATGCCGAGGAAGAGCTGGCGCCGTACCTGCGCAAGATGCAACCGGCGCATCAGGCGCTGTTCCAGCGGGCGCTGCAGGCCTACAGCCGTGGCGACAACATCATCGCCCTGGCCCTGCTGCGGGAGATTCTGGAAGCCGATGAGCGGGCAGCGGCGGCCTGGGTGCTGCGCAGTTATGTGGAAGCCAACTGGTACGATCAGGTGCAATGCGCCCGCAACGCGCTGGCGGTTGCCCCTGATATGGTTGACGCCAGGCTCCGCCTTCAGCAGCTTGAGGCGCAGGAAATCAGGGTCACCTTTGGCCGGACTCACAGTGACATCCCGGCCGTCAGCCTGCAACTGACCGCACCCGAACCGCAGGCATCAGCGGACAACGACCCACTGGATAACCTCTACCAGTGCCCGTACTGCGGCGTGGTCAACGATCCGCCCCGCCAGCGCTGCAGCAGTTGCCGCCGCAGCCTGATGCGCCCTGTACCGCCTGAGCGTAAGCCTACTCCCGCGCTGCTGACTGCTGGATCGCTGGCCTTTGGTCAGTTTGTCATGATCCTGTTCCAGTGGCTGCCAGCCCTGTTCTGGACCTGGTATGAGGGCCTGGAAGACGGCTCCCGGCTGAAGTGGAGCGCGGAGCAAATCTTCGCCACCGATGCATCGCACATGTTCGCCGGGGATTTCTACCGTGTACTGACGCCCGATCTCTTCGAGTTCATCCTGGTTACCAGCCTGATCCGCGCCGGGCTGGTGCTGCTGGTGGCCCTGGGGTTGCGGCTACGGCTGGTGTGGAGCTTCTACCTGGGCCTGCTGGTCTTTATCGCCGAGATCGGCTGGGGGATGCTGGGCTTCGCCCGCGCCTGGACCGGCTCGATTCCCGGCGTGGGCGGGGCATTGCTGGCGGTGGGCATGCTGTTCACGCTCAGCCGGGCAGCGCCGAATTTCATCGGCACAGCGGAGCGCTACCTGGTCAAACCCGACGCCAAACTGCCCAGCGGGCAGGCATACTGGCAACTTGGACGCGAGTATGAACGTAAAGGGATGTGGGCGATGGCTGTGGCCCACTACCGGGCAGCCGCCGCGACCTTTCCGCGGCGCCCTGAATTCTATAAGTCGCTGGCCATCGGGTATAATCAATTAGGTCGGCTGGATCGGGCCTGGGCTGCCCTAGAAGAAGCCCGTATCCTTGCCCCCACCGATGAGGAGATCCCGGCCCTGATGCAACGCCTGATGGCCAAGCATACCCAGGGAGGGACACAGGGAGTTATCCATGAGCGATGA
- the tsaD gene encoding tRNA (adenosine(37)-N6)-threonylcarbamoyltransferase complex transferase subunit TsaD — translation MTLILGIETSCDETAAAVVRDGRHILSNVVASQVALHAPYGGVFPEVASRAHIEVIGAVVRQAMEEAAVGYDALDAIAVTRGPGLAGSLLVGVNFAKGLAFGQGLPLVGVNHLEGHIYSLWLTEAAEQITFPVVVLIVSGGHSELVLVRDHGQYEHLGGTQDDAAGEAFDKVARLLRLGYPGGPAIQKAAEGGNPHAYDFPKARTDAPYDFSFSGLKTAVLREATVQAGGALPHQRVEEREAPLRRDIRINDMAASFQQAVVDALVEKTVRAAREFGATAVLLAGGVSANRALRETVRRQAELPVYYPPLHLCTDNAAMIATAGYFRFIQGQRDSLDMDVQPMWPLISLKPMSPAASPA, via the coding sequence ATGACGCTTATCCTGGGCATCGAAACCAGCTGCGACGAAACCGCCGCCGCCGTCGTCCGCGATGGGCGGCACATCCTCTCCAACGTGGTCGCCTCCCAGGTTGCCCTGCATGCGCCGTATGGTGGCGTCTTTCCGGAGGTCGCTTCCCGCGCCCATATCGAGGTCATCGGCGCGGTTGTCCGCCAGGCGATGGAGGAGGCCGCCGTTGGCTACGACGCCCTCGACGCCATCGCCGTGACGCGCGGCCCCGGCCTGGCCGGCAGCCTGCTCGTCGGCGTCAACTTCGCCAAGGGGCTGGCCTTCGGGCAGGGGCTGCCGCTGGTTGGCGTGAACCACCTGGAAGGACACATTTACTCCCTGTGGCTGACCGAAGCCGCGGAGCAGATCACCTTCCCGGTGGTAGTTCTGATCGTTTCCGGCGGGCATTCCGAGCTGGTGCTGGTCCGCGATCACGGCCAGTACGAGCACCTGGGCGGTACCCAGGACGATGCCGCCGGGGAGGCCTTTGACAAGGTCGCTCGCCTGCTGCGGCTGGGTTATCCCGGCGGCCCGGCCATCCAGAAGGCGGCGGAGGGTGGCAACCCGCATGCTTACGACTTCCCCAAGGCCCGCACCGACGCACCCTATGACTTCAGCTTCAGCGGGCTGAAGACCGCCGTCCTGCGGGAAGCGACCGTCCAGGCGGGCGGCGCCCTGCCGCATCAGCGCGTTGAAGAGCGCGAGGCCCCGCTACGGCGCGATATTCGCATCAACGACATGGCCGCCAGCTTCCAGCAGGCGGTTGTCGACGCGCTGGTGGAAAAGACCGTCCGGGCGGCCAGGGAGTTTGGCGCGACCGCCGTCCTGCTGGCCGGCGGAGTCAGCGCCAACCGGGCGCTGCGGGAGACGGTGCGCCGCCAGGCGGAACTGCCGGTCTACTACCCGCCCCTGCACCTGTGTACCGACAACGCGGCCATGATCGCCACGGCAGGATACTTCCGGTTCATCCAGGGCCAGCGTGACAGCCTGGATATGGATGTGCAACCGATGTGGCCGCTGATCAGTCTTAAGCCGATGTCGCCGGCTGCGTCGCCAGCCTGA
- a CDS encoding GNAT family N-acetyltransferase — MTEPETVPPPELDGYRLAFASPRDLRAIRRLEQIIFPGEAYGYFDLLMLLLAPGMINLKIVAPDGELVGFVSGGRLFRVGRTWIMTIGVHPAHQGRGLGRWLLAACESLLPDRTIYLTVRADNARALALYRRNGYREVGVKPGYYAGGQPGIEMRKDRPPR, encoded by the coding sequence ATGACTGAACCTGAGACTGTGCCTCCGCCGGAACTCGACGGGTACCGGCTGGCCTTTGCCTCGCCCCGCGATCTGCGGGCCATCCGCCGCCTGGAACAGATCATCTTCCCCGGCGAGGCTTACGGCTACTTCGACCTGCTGATGCTGCTGCTCGCTCCCGGCATGATCAACCTCAAGATCGTGGCCCCTGACGGCGAGCTGGTCGGGTTTGTCTCCGGCGGGCGGTTGTTCCGCGTAGGCCGGACGTGGATCATGACGATCGGCGTCCATCCGGCGCACCAGGGGCGCGGACTGGGGCGCTGGCTGCTGGCGGCCTGCGAGTCGCTGCTGCCCGACCGCACGATCTACCTGACCGTCCGCGCCGACAACGCCCGCGCTCTGGCACTGTACCGGCGCAACGGTTACCGTGAGGTCGGCGTCAAGCCCGGCTACTACGCCGGGGGACAACCCGGTATTGAGATGCGCAAGGATCGCCCGCCACGCTGA